A genomic stretch from Setaria viridis chromosome 1, Setaria_viridis_v4.0, whole genome shotgun sequence includes:
- the LOC117843307 gene encoding uncharacterized protein, producing the protein MDRLQRRNPSSRPHSTSMKPPRHPRGPTIQHPPASRPLPEPSSPDGRQRKRVRFSNEGEGGSHHIGGRQVANIREVAKNKPRVCDAKTAEYKFFKKLCEQSGHSTRLYKHPHQILEPKISKQKRESHNVTTLRKFSVHGNTVVYDDPPATPAKNEEIPSEQVNVQSSHSECDDKDTPQFNPHGCLPSIHVLAPIAQTSFDVTGTSGYIDREPVSGQIFSEKRSKLLMIAAKTVSMGSAELFQRRSEFVGDILQRLGAKNITRKQEGSMRHSKIDHREAPAIPKGQFDYLLDYRRRDFNPSTKLRRTGKSSSSDASDDAREFMALPWGYNQGLPSFIDWKHDVPCGDSKARECMALPWVCVNDISTSDWKRGNQVSNLLLDNVEPCVHRRTTSANELSLNVQTASNDQHGWNPMLSVKLTESFRDRLSFPYQIEEQHHAVPYAVLNTSWQPDYHSSTKQCVSSSVRLEREDPKEAGSFDNSDARFATTFDQLPAKSAALSFLDSGNEILENNDFRFISNSHVSQSKKMVFSANTGCLNSMFSILEHPYELGAKSLHDSAIGVSCLAGLEEKYLREVELSDNSDRLLQVLDQLPVKFTPSSFSNDEFRIQDDHLLRYITSCPQEDNSSILSLDANDSGLNSLSSYSAQPCKPDWNSLHDSSTELWSSVHRLQSHADWGPMLGFMQNGNAYSDLVEGHHSLMLVQDNLKNDILGTTDLSFFGSCSALDNIREAPMLSSDGITL; encoded by the exons atggacCGGCTCCAGCGCCGGAACCCTAGCAGCCGGCCCCATTCCACTTCGATGAAGCCCCCGCGGCACCCGCGAGGCCCAACCATCCAGCACCCGCCGGCGTCGAGGCCCCTCCCGGAGCCCTCTTCCCCAG ATGGAAGGCAAAGGAAAAGGGTTCGATTTTCAAATGAAGGTGAAGGTGGTAGTCACCACATAGGCGGGAGACAGGTCGCTAACATAAGAGAAGTTGCGAAAAACAAACCTCGAG TTTGTGACGCGAAAACTGCCGAATACAAGTTCTTTAAGAAATTGTGTGAACAGTCAGGCCATAGCACTCGTTTATACAAACATCCTCATCAAATACTTGAGCCAAAGATCTCCAAACAAAAACGAG AATCACATAATGTGACTACACTCAGAAAGTTCTCTGTCCATGGAAATACTGTGGTTTATGATGACCCCCCTGCTACACCGGCTAAGAATGAGGAAATCCCTAGCGAGCAAGTGAATGTGCAATCCTCCCATTCTG AATGTGACGATAAGGATACACCTCAATTCAACCCACATGGTTGCTTGCCGAGTATTCATGTTCTCGCACCTATAGCTCAAACATCATTTGATGTTACTGGCACTTCAGGTTATATTG ATAGAGAGCCTGTAAGTGGACAGATCTTTTCAGAAAAGAGAAGCAAATTATTAATGATAGCTGCAAAAACAGTCTCGATGGGAAGTGCTGAGCTGTTCCAAAGAAG GTCGGAATTCGTGGGTGACATCCTACAGAGGTTAGGTGCCAAAAACATCACAAGAAAG CAAGAAGGGTCGATGAGGCACAGTAAAATTGACCACAGAGAAGCTCCTGCTATTCCCAAAGGCCAATTTGATTACTTGCTAGATTACAGGCGAAGGGACTTTAATCCATCAACTAAGCTGAGAAGAACTGGTAAAAGTTCATCCTCTGATGCAAGTGATGACGCACGTGAGTTCATGGCTTTACCATGGGGATACAATCAGGGTCTTCCAAGTTTTATTGATTGGAAACATGACGTACCTTGTGGAGATAGCAAAGCACGTGAGTGCATGGCATTGCCATGGGTGTGTGTTAATGATATTTCGACTTCTGATTGGAAGAGAGGCAACCAGGTTTCAAACTTGTTACTAGATAATGTCGAACCATGCGTCCACAGAAGAACAACTTCAGCTAATGAGTTGAGCTTGAATGTTCAAACTGCTTCAAATGATCAGCATGGCTGGAACCCAATGTTGTCGGTGAAACTCACTGAGTCATTTCGAGATAGATTATCCTTCCCCTATCAGATTGAGGAGCAGCATCACGCGGTACCATATGCGGTCTTGAATACCTCCTGGCAACCTGACTACCATAGCTCCACAAAACAATGTGTTTCTAGTTCAGTTAGACTGGAAAGGGAAGACCCAAAAGAGGCAGGATCATTTGACAATTCTGATGCCAGATTTGCAACTACGTTTGATCAGTTACCTGCAAAATCAGCTGCTTTAAGCTTTTTGGACAGTGGAAATGAAATTCTGGAAAATAATGATTTCAGATTTATCTCCAACTCTCATGTAAGTCAAAGCAAGAAAATGGTTTTCAGTGCAAACACAGGCTGTCTGAATTCCATGTTTTCAATTTTAGAGCATCCATATGAGCTGGGTGCGAAGAGCCTGCATGATTCTGCTATTGGTGTATCTTGTTTGGCTGGACTGGAGGAGAAATACTTGAGAGAGGTAGAATTGTCTGATAATTCTGATAGGCTTCTTCAGGTGTTAGATCAGTTACCTGTGAAATTCACCCCTTCAAGTTTTTCAAACGACGAGTTCAGAATTCAGGATGATCATCTTCTCAGATATATCACTAGCTGTCCCCAAGAGGACAACAGCAGCATTTTGTCCCTTGATGCAAATGACAGTGGTCTGAATTCCCTGTCTTCATATTCAGCGCAGCCTTGTAAGCCAGATTGGAATAGCTTGCATGATTCTTCTACAGAGTTGTGGTCATCGGTGCATCGACTCCAATCTCATGCTGATTGGGGACCCATGCTTGGTTTCATGCAGAATGGAAATGCTTACAGTGATTTGGTGGAAGGTCACCACAGCCTCATGCTAGTCCAAGACAACCTGAAGAACGATATTCTTGGTACAACTGATCTATCATTCTTTGGTTCTTGCTCTGCTTTGGATAACATCAGGGAGGCTCCTATGTTATCTTCCGATGGCATAACATTGTAG